In Indicator indicator isolate 239-I01 chromosome 16, UM_Iind_1.1, whole genome shotgun sequence, one genomic interval encodes:
- the GTF2A2 gene encoding transcription initiation factor IIA subunit 2: MAYQLYRNTTLGNSLQESLDELIQSQQITPQLALQVLLQFDKAINLALAQRVRNRVNFRGSLNTYRFCDNVWTFVLNDVEFREVTELVKVDKVKIVACDGKNTGSNTAE, encoded by the exons ATGGCGTACCAGCTGTATCGAAACACCACGCTGGGGAACAGTCTTCAGGAGAGTCTGGATGAGCTCATAcag tCACAGCAGATCACGCCTCAACTGGCCCTTCAGGTGCTACTTCAGTTTGATAAAGCTATAAATTTGGCACTGGCACAACGAGTCAGGAACAGAGTCAATTTCAGG GGGTCTCTGAATACATACAGGTTCTGTGACAATGTATGGACGTTTGTACTCAATGATGTTGAATTTCGGGAGGTCACTGAACTTGTGAAAGTGGATAAAGTGAAAATTGTAGCATGTGATGGAAAAA aTACTGGTTCCAATACTGCAGAATGA